TCGACCGGATCGAAGCGGGAAAAGTCCGTCTCGAATACCGGAACACCGACATCAATCAGCTGGTCGCCTCTACCCTGGACATGCGCCGGGATCAACTGCCGAAGAGCTTCACCATCGAAAACCATCTGGACCCCGGCTGCAGGGAAATCCCTTGCGACCCGATACGCATCAAGCAAGTGTTGACAAACCTGATCGACAACGCCATCAAATATTCCCCCAACGGCGGAACGATCCGGATCGAAACCCGGCCCTCCGGGCCGGACATCCATGTCTTGGTCCGGGATGAAGGCATCGGGATTCCCGTAAATGAAATCGAATCGATCTTCGAGCGCTTCCGCCAGCTCGAGGGCGGCTATACGCGCCGGGCCGGCGGATTGGGGATCGGCCTGAGCCTCGCCCACAACCTGATCACCCTGCACAAGGGAAAAATTTGGGCGGAAAGCGTGGTGGGAAAAGGAAGCACGTTCACCTTCACGCTTCCACAGTCACAGGAAACCCCCTGTGCCCCCCCCGAACCGGAAAAGAAAACATCCTCCCCCGATGCTCCCTGGAAGGACATG
The bacterium DNA segment above includes these coding regions:
- a CDS encoding ATP-binding protein, translating into NHELRSPLNAVIAFSDVLLLESSDQAIRDYAMKIKTSGQYLAQLIEDLLDFDRIEAGKVRLEYRNTDINQLVASTLDMRRDQLPKSFTIENHLDPGCREIPCDPIRIKQVLTNLIDNAIKYSPNGGTIRIETRPSGPDIHVLVRDEGIGIPVNEIESIFERFRQLEGGYTRRAGGLGIGLSLAHNLITLHKGKIWAESVVGKGSTFTFTLPQSQETPCAPPEPEKKTSSPDAPWKDMSILIVDDIQQYHELMRIFLRSAKEIFSAFDGREALEICVREKPDLILLDLRMPIMDGFETLKHLKDNASLRDLPVISISAQVLKEDRDRSLRMGATAFITKPFDLSTLQEAVRKIFR